A segment of the Robbsia sp. KACC 23696 genome:
CGAAATAGGCGTCGCAGGCCGCCTCCTCACTCATCCAATAGCGCGGAAAAAACGTCGTCAGCGCCAGCTCCGGGAACACGACCAGATCGGCGTTTCGACTCTTGGCTTCGCGCATCATTTCCATCAAGCGCGCGACCGCCGCGCCCCGACTATCGGCGAGATGGAGCGGCCCCATTTGCGCAACCGCCAAACCCATTTTGCGTGAATGCGTCATACCCGACCTATCGTTGAGGTGGAACAGCAGTCGGACCCACGATAGCAATTTATTGTTTATGCGTAAAATAGGTCAAAATACGCAAACCATAGATGACATCTATGGCCGCCCTCTCCAACGAGCCGGGAATGACACAGACACCGATCGATTCGCGCCGCTTGGCGATCAGTCTTCGACAGTTGGAAATCTTCCGCGCGATCATGGTCACCGGCTCGGTCAGCGAGGCGGCACGGATGTTAACGATTGCGCAGCCATCCGTTAGCCGCGTGCTGCAATTGACGGAGGAGCGTGTCGGCTTTCTGCTGTTCGAGCGCGTACGGGGGCGCTTGTCGCCCACGCCGGAGGCCAAGCGCATCTTCGAGGAAGTCGAATCCGCCTATGCCGGGATCCAGCGCGTGGACGATCTGATCCGCGCCTTGCAAGAAGGGCGTAGCGGGAAAGTGAATATCGTCTGCAGCCCGAGCCTGGGCGTCCACATCATTCCGCGGGCCATCGCGCGCTTCAAACGCATCTATCCCGAACTGCCGATTCATTTCGAACCGCTGACGCACAACAATCTGATTCCGCGGCTCCTTTATGGGACGAACTATCTCGGCATCTCGATGTTCGGCGTTACGCATCCGAACCTCGAGGCCGAGCCGCTGGCCGAAGTACCGCTGATGGTCGTTGCGCCGAAGGGCCATTTCGCCGGCATCGAGGAAGTCACCCTGGAATCGATCCGGCATGCGCCGTGGATCGACTATCCCTACGACACGCCGATGGGCATGATCGTCGACAAGGCATTCGGCGGCACGCCGCGACCCACGCCCGAGATCGAAGTCCGCTCGACGATCAGCGCGTGCCAGTTAGCGATGCAAGGCATTGGTGTCGCCATCGTCGATCCGTTCTGCATCGATGACAACCTGCGTGCGCACCTCGATGTGCGGCCGCTGGCGGGCAAGCTCACGATGCGTGCCGAAGCAGTTTATGCCCGCGCCGAGCCGCTCTCGCACGCGGCACGCTCGTTCTTCTCGACGGTCAAGGCCATTCTGGCGCAGGACCAACCCGCGGTCGGCGCCGCGCGCTGAAGGGCAAGCCCGACCGGCGATTTATGGTACAGGCTGATTGTTGATCGTCACTTTGTTCAGCGCACTGGTCGCCGGCAAATTCCATTTGGCCATCAGCTTGCCGACCGTACCGTCATCGATCAACGATTGCAGCGCCACGGCGACGTCCTTGCCCAGCGCCATTTCGTTTTTCGCCACGCCGATGCCCATCGCCGTATATTCGATCGGTGTCCCGATCATCGCCAGCGATGCATCCTGCGCGATGACATACGGCACGGTCAGGCTATCCATCATGACCGCATCGACACGCCCCTGTTTCATCTGCATCCGTGCATCGATGCTGTTTTCCGCCGGCACGTAAATGGCAGCAGGCAAGCCCTGCTTTGCGCAATCGGATGTATTCCACCGTGCCAGCACGGCCGGTGCGCTCGTCATCCGGCTGATGCCGATGCGCTTGCCGCACATCGAGATCGCCGTCTTGTTCGGGCTCGACGCTAAGGTGACGAACTGGGAACCGGAGCGCAAATAATCGACGAAACCGATTTCCTGTTCGCGCTCGGGCGTATCGAACATGCCGTTAAAGAAGATATCGACGCGCCCGGTCTTGGTCGCCGCGATCAGCTCGGAATAGTTGGTTTCGACCCAGGAGAACGGCCGCCCCATCTTCTTCGACAGCGCCTCGCCCAATTCGATATCGAAGCCGGTCAAGGTATTGCTTGCCGGGTCGCGCATGTCCAGCGGCGGATAGCTCGGATACGTTCCTGCCTTGATCGCCTCGGCAGCCTGTGCGGAATGCGCGATGCCGGCAAGACAGACGGAGGACAAGAGTGCCGCGAGGATCTTTTTCATCGATGAGTGCTTGGTCGGGTGGGAAAAGAAAGCCGGCGATTCGCCGCGCCGG
Coding sequences within it:
- a CDS encoding LysR substrate-binding domain-containing protein, producing MTQTPIDSRRLAISLRQLEIFRAIMVTGSVSEAARMLTIAQPSVSRVLQLTEERVGFLLFERVRGRLSPTPEAKRIFEEVESAYAGIQRVDDLIRALQEGRSGKVNIVCSPSLGVHIIPRAIARFKRIYPELPIHFEPLTHNNLIPRLLYGTNYLGISMFGVTHPNLEAEPLAEVPLMVVAPKGHFAGIEEVTLESIRHAPWIDYPYDTPMGMIVDKAFGGTPRPTPEIEVRSTISACQLAMQGIGVAIVDPFCIDDNLRAHLDVRPLAGKLTMRAEAVYARAEPLSHAARSFFSTVKAILAQDQPAVGAAR
- a CDS encoding ABC transporter substrate-binding protein — protein: MKKILAALLSSVCLAGIAHSAQAAEAIKAGTYPSYPPLDMRDPASNTLTGFDIELGEALSKKMGRPFSWVETNYSELIAATKTGRVDIFFNGMFDTPEREQEIGFVDYLRSGSQFVTLASSPNKTAISMCGKRIGISRMTSAPAVLARWNTSDCAKQGLPAAIYVPAENSIDARMQMKQGRVDAVMMDSLTVPYVIAQDASLAMIGTPIEYTAMGIGVAKNEMALGKDVAVALQSLIDDGTVGKLMAKWNLPATSALNKVTINNQPVP